One Nocardia farcinica genomic region harbors:
- a CDS encoding histidinol-phosphate transaminase: MSAPTVPGAGIGLDDLPLRANLRGKKPYGAPQLTVPVQLNTNENPHPPSKALVDDVAESIRAVAAELHRYPDRDAVALRADLAAYLTRQTGIAVDTANVWAANGSNEILQQLLQAFGGPGRRALGFVPSYSMHPIISEGIDTEWVEARRNADFSLDIDHAVATIAERRPDVVFVTSPNNPTGHSIPGADLARILDAAPGIVVVDEAYAEFSAQPSAIGLIDRYPAKLVVSRTMSKAFAFAGGRLGYLVAAPAVIDALLLVRLPYHLSVVTQAAARAALRHADETLASVAELAAQRDRVAAELAASGFRVVPSDANFLLFGRFADAPRAWQRYLDHGVLIRDVGIPGHLRATIGLAAENDEFLRVSRLLAADELINDESDESTGTP; this comes from the coding sequence GTGAGCGCGCCGACCGTGCCCGGCGCCGGTATCGGCCTCGACGACCTACCGCTGCGGGCCAACCTGCGCGGCAAGAAGCCGTACGGCGCACCGCAATTGACGGTGCCGGTGCAGCTCAACACCAACGAGAACCCGCACCCGCCGAGCAAGGCGCTCGTCGACGACGTCGCCGAATCCATCCGCGCCGTCGCGGCGGAACTGCACCGCTACCCCGACCGCGACGCCGTCGCGTTGCGCGCCGACCTGGCCGCCTACCTCACCCGCCAGACCGGCATCGCGGTGGACACGGCCAATGTCTGGGCGGCCAACGGCTCCAACGAGATCCTGCAACAACTGCTGCAGGCCTTCGGCGGTCCCGGCCGCCGCGCCCTGGGATTCGTGCCCTCCTATTCGATGCACCCGATCATCTCCGAGGGCATCGACACCGAGTGGGTGGAGGCCAGGCGCAACGCGGACTTCTCCCTCGACATCGACCACGCCGTCGCCACCATCGCCGAACGCCGCCCCGACGTGGTGTTCGTGACCAGCCCGAACAACCCCACCGGCCACAGCATCCCCGGCGCCGACCTGGCCAGGATCCTGGACGCCGCGCCCGGCATCGTGGTGGTCGACGAGGCCTACGCCGAGTTCTCCGCCCAGCCCAGCGCCATCGGGCTGATCGACCGGTACCCGGCCAAGCTGGTCGTGAGCCGCACCATGAGCAAGGCGTTCGCCTTCGCCGGCGGGCGACTCGGCTACCTGGTGGCCGCGCCCGCGGTGATCGACGCGCTGCTGCTGGTGCGCCTGCCCTACCACCTGTCGGTGGTCACCCAGGCCGCGGCGCGCGCGGCGCTGCGGCACGCGGACGAGACGCTGGCGAGCGTGGCCGAACTCGCCGCCCAGCGCGACCGGGTGGCCGCGGAACTGGCCGCGAGCGGCTTCCGCGTGGTGCCGAGCGACGCCAACTTCCTGCTGTTCGGCCGGTTCGCCGACGCACCGCGGGCCTGGCAGCGCTACCTCGACCACGGGGTGCTCATCCGCGATGTCGGTATCCCCGGGCACCTGCGCGCCACCATCGGCCTCGCCGCGGAGAACGACGAGTTCCTGCGGGTGAGCCGCCTGCTGGCCGCCGACGAACTGATCAACGACGAGAGCGACGAGAGCACGGGCACGCCATGA
- a CDS encoding peroxiredoxin, producing the protein MQTGSLAPNFALPDQTGTTRTLDELLGAGPLVLFFYPAANTPICTAEACHFRDVSGEFAALGASCAGISTDSVDTQAEFATGRRLDYPLLSDADGAVAARFGVKRGLLGRIAPVKRRTFVIDTDRTVLTVISSELKADTHADEALAFLRARVK; encoded by the coding sequence ATGCAGACAGGCTCGCTCGCCCCGAACTTCGCCCTCCCCGATCAGACCGGGACCACCCGGACGCTCGACGAGCTGCTCGGCGCCGGCCCGCTGGTGCTGTTCTTCTACCCGGCCGCCAACACCCCGATCTGCACGGCGGAGGCCTGCCACTTCCGCGACGTCAGCGGCGAGTTCGCCGCGCTGGGTGCCTCGTGCGCGGGCATCAGCACCGACTCGGTGGACACCCAGGCCGAGTTCGCGACGGGCCGGCGGCTGGACTACCCGCTGCTGTCGGACGCCGACGGCGCCGTGGCCGCCCGGTTCGGCGTCAAGCGCGGGCTGCTCGGCCGGATCGCGCCGGTCAAGCGGCGCACCTTCGTCATCGACACCGATCGCACGGTGCTCACGGTGATCAGCAGCGAACTGAAGGCCGACACACACGCCGACGAGGCCCTCGCGTTCCTGCGGGCCCGCGTGAAGTAG
- a CDS encoding anthranilate synthase component I has protein sequence MSGATAPTTTTREQFRQLAAEHRVVPVTRKVLADSETPLSAYRKLAADRAGTFLFESAENGRSWSRWSFIGAGAPSALTVVDGAAAWLGNIPADAPSGGDPLDALHATLELLRTERLPGLPPLTGGMVGYLGYDAVRRMERLPSLATDDLQLPEMVLLLATDLAAFDHHEGAITLIANAVNWNGTAEHVDEAYDDAVARLDRMTEALAAPAPSTVSVFDRPDPEFRRSLTSDEFGAGVRRLVKEIEAGEAFQVVLSQRFEMDYHGAPIDLYRMLRASNPSPYMYLMHIPDGSGGTAFSIVGSSPESLVTVVDGVATTHPIAGTRWRGATEEDDLLLEKGLLADEKENAEHLMLVDLGRNDLGRVCQPGTVRVTEYRHIERYSHVMHLVSTVSGRLAPGRIALDAVRACFPAGTLSGAPKVRAMELIEEIEPTRRGVYGGVVGYLDFAGDADTAIAIRTALLKDGVAYVQAGAGVVADSDPDYEDVESRNKAMAVLKAIAAAETVRPCPTGADGGSR, from the coding sequence ATGTCAGGCGCGACCGCTCCCACCACCACGACCCGCGAGCAGTTCCGGCAACTGGCCGCGGAACACCGGGTGGTGCCCGTGACCCGAAAGGTGTTGGCGGACTCCGAGACTCCGCTCTCGGCCTACCGCAAGCTGGCCGCCGACCGGGCGGGCACCTTCCTGTTCGAGTCCGCGGAGAACGGGCGGTCCTGGTCGCGCTGGTCGTTCATCGGGGCCGGCGCGCCCTCGGCGCTCACGGTCGTCGACGGCGCCGCCGCCTGGCTCGGCAACATCCCCGCCGACGCCCCCTCCGGCGGTGACCCGCTCGACGCGCTGCACGCCACCCTGGAACTGCTGCGCACCGAACGGTTGCCCGGCCTGCCGCCGCTCACCGGCGGCATGGTCGGCTATCTCGGCTACGACGCGGTGCGCCGGATGGAACGGCTGCCCAGCCTCGCCACCGACGACCTGCAGCTGCCGGAGATGGTGTTGTTGCTGGCGACCGACCTGGCCGCCTTCGATCACCACGAGGGCGCGATCACGCTGATCGCCAACGCCGTCAACTGGAACGGCACCGCCGAGCACGTCGACGAGGCCTACGACGACGCCGTCGCCCGGCTGGACCGGATGACCGAGGCGCTGGCCGCGCCTGCGCCCTCCACCGTCTCGGTGTTCGACCGGCCCGACCCCGAGTTCCGTCGATCGCTGACCTCCGACGAGTTCGGCGCGGGGGTGCGGCGGCTGGTCAAGGAGATCGAGGCGGGCGAGGCGTTCCAGGTGGTGCTCTCGCAGCGGTTCGAGATGGATTACCACGGCGCGCCGATCGACCTGTACCGGATGCTGCGCGCCTCGAATCCGAGCCCGTACATGTACCTGATGCACATCCCGGACGGCTCGGGCGGCACCGCGTTCTCCATCGTCGGGTCCAGCCCGGAATCCCTGGTGACCGTGGTCGACGGGGTGGCCACCACGCACCCGATCGCGGGTACCCGCTGGCGCGGCGCCACCGAGGAGGACGACCTGCTGCTGGAGAAGGGGCTGCTGGCCGACGAGAAGGAGAACGCCGAGCACCTGATGCTCGTCGACCTCGGCCGCAACGATCTGGGACGGGTGTGCCAGCCGGGCACGGTGCGCGTCACCGAGTACCGGCACATCGAGCGCTACAGCCACGTCATGCACCTGGTCTCCACGGTCTCGGGACGCCTGGCGCCGGGCCGGATCGCCCTGGACGCGGTGCGGGCCTGCTTCCCGGCGGGCACGCTCTCCGGTGCGCCGAAGGTGCGGGCGATGGAACTGATCGAGGAGATCGAACCCACCCGGCGCGGCGTCTACGGCGGCGTGGTGGGCTACCTCGACTTCGCGGGCGACGCCGACACCGCCATCGCCATCCGCACCGCCCTGCTCAAGGACGGCGTGGCCTACGTGCAGGCGGGTGCGGGCGTGGTCGCCGACTCCGACCCCGACTACGAGGACGTGGAGTCGCGCAACAAGGCGATGGCGGTGCTCAAGGCGATCGCGGCCGCCGAGACCGTGCGCCCCTGTCCCACGGGTGCCGACGGCGGTTCCCGGTGA
- a CDS encoding permease, whose product MTSREVRPEARTAPGSRWRVRVIGGLILLAVLVIAYFILAAYVPRAWAQRLGHMVDGSFAKGIGWGLTFGLVCTLVPLLLLLFAVGIWRKRGGRFLAGVAAVLAVLVAVPNLMTLTIVWGGNNAAHAGERILDVEAPAFRGATLVGAIIAALLFCGLLFLVTRRQWRRRQLAKQQRLPGTPPVTPQTTEAGEPAPRRDM is encoded by the coding sequence ATGACTTCGCGCGAAGTTCGCCCGGAAGCCCGCACCGCCCCCGGCTCGCGCTGGCGGGTCCGGGTCATCGGTGGCCTGATCCTGCTCGCGGTCCTGGTGATCGCCTATTTCATCCTCGCGGCCTACGTGCCACGGGCGTGGGCGCAGCGACTCGGGCACATGGTGGACGGCAGTTTCGCCAAGGGCATCGGCTGGGGTCTGACATTCGGCCTGGTCTGCACGCTGGTGCCGCTGTTGCTGCTGCTGTTCGCCGTCGGGATCTGGCGCAAACGGGGCGGCCGGTTCCTGGCCGGTGTCGCGGCGGTGCTCGCGGTGCTGGTGGCGGTGCCGAACCTGATGACGCTGACGATCGTGTGGGGCGGCAACAACGCCGCACACGCCGGTGAGCGCATCCTCGACGTGGAGGCGCCCGCGTTCCGCGGCGCCACCCTGGTCGGCGCGATCATCGCCGCCCTGCTGTTCTGCGGGCTGCTCTTCCTCGTCACGCGGCGGCAGTGGCGGCGCAGGCAACTGGCCAAGCAGCAGCGGCTGCCCGGCACGCCGCCGGTGACGCCGCAGACCACCGAGGCGGGCGAGCCCGCGCCCCGCCGCGACATGTGA
- a CDS encoding LLM class flavin-dependent oxidoreductase: MDAAVEFGRVAAGFGLRSLWFGQTVTHDTITPAALVGRAVPELEVGTSVVPAPGRHPLLVAGQTQTAPALADRLPLPPPLL, translated from the coding sequence GTGGACGCCGCCGTCGAGTTCGGTCGCGTCGCGGCCGGATTCGGCCTGCGTTCGCTGTGGTTCGGCCAGACCGTCACCCACGACACGATCACGCCGGCCGCCCTGGTGGGGCGCGCCGTGCCGGAGCTCGAGGTCGGCACCTCGGTGGTGCCGGCGCCGGGCAGACATCCGCTGCTCGTCGCAGGCCAGACGCAGACCGCCCCGGCGCTGGCCGATCGGCTGCCGCTGCCACCGCCGCTGCTATAA
- a CDS encoding TIGR02234 family membrane protein, protein MTAPDPDRAPAEGGSRALRARRGGRPIAPVVLLAVAAALMWGASRLTWVRVTSADGLTEPRTDDLVGATWFGALTPLALVLLAAVAAVLATRGWLRRVVGVLVALVAAVTAVPAFALLTGSGATAERAGALAELPGRATVTEVQTSIFPAVVTMTAALCAFAAGLLLARMPRESAGLSGRYDNPGARRAAAAEEVAKQRNQEGGALSERVLWDALDAGEDPTEDDHRAGDDRPDTDRKAP, encoded by the coding sequence GTGACCGCGCCGGACCCGGACCGCGCGCCCGCCGAGGGCGGGTCGCGCGCGCTCCGGGCACGGCGGGGCGGCCGCCCGATCGCACCGGTGGTGCTGCTGGCCGTGGCGGCCGCGCTGATGTGGGGCGCCTCGCGGTTGACCTGGGTGCGGGTCACCTCCGCCGACGGGCTCACCGAACCGCGCACCGACGACCTGGTCGGCGCCACCTGGTTCGGTGCGCTCACCCCGCTGGCGCTGGTGCTGCTGGCGGCCGTCGCGGCGGTGCTGGCGACCCGGGGCTGGCTGCGCCGGGTGGTGGGCGTGCTGGTCGCGTTGGTCGCCGCGGTCACCGCCGTGCCGGCCTTCGCGCTGCTCACCGGCTCCGGTGCGACCGCGGAGCGGGCGGGCGCGCTGGCCGAGCTGCCCGGCCGGGCCACCGTGACCGAGGTGCAGACCTCGATCTTCCCGGCGGTGGTGACGATGACCGCCGCGCTGTGCGCGTTCGCGGCGGGCCTGCTGCTGGCGCGGATGCCGCGCGAGTCGGCGGGCCTGTCCGGCCGCTACGACAACCCCGGCGCCCGCCGCGCCGCCGCGGCCGAGGAGGTCGCCAAGCAGCGGAACCAGGAGGGTGGCGCGCTCTCCGAACGGGTGCTGTGGGACGCGCTGGACGCGGGGGAGGACCCCACCGAGGACGACCACCGCGCCGGCGACGACCGACCCGACACCGACCGTAAGGCCCCCTGA
- a CDS encoding inositol monophosphatase family protein: MAADPIADLPELLTVAGEILDGAAARFVAGIGAPSAVSKGRNDFATELDLELERTVSAALRERTGFPVHGEEFGGPQLTSGTAWVLDPIDGTFNYSAGHPLSGMLLALVHDGEPVLGLTWLPLLGRRYAAMRGGPLLLDGAPLPPLPAGKLAESMIGFGTFNVDSDGRIPGRFRFDLLGPLSRLSSRVRMHGSTGIDLAFTASGVLGGAIVFGHHPWDNAAGVALVRAAGGVVTDLAGQPWTITSGSVLAAAPGVHAELLEMICAVADPAGAEEGVNR; encoded by the coding sequence ATGGCTGCCGACCCGATCGCCGACCTGCCCGAACTGCTCACCGTCGCCGGCGAGATCCTCGACGGCGCGGCGGCGCGGTTCGTCGCGGGCATCGGCGCGCCCAGCGCGGTGAGCAAGGGCCGCAACGACTTCGCCACCGAACTCGACCTCGAGCTGGAACGCACCGTCTCCGCCGCGCTGCGCGAGCGCACCGGCTTCCCGGTGCACGGCGAGGAATTCGGCGGCCCGCAGCTGACCTCGGGCACCGCCTGGGTCCTCGACCCGATCGACGGCACCTTCAACTACTCCGCCGGACACCCACTGTCGGGCATGCTGCTGGCGCTCGTGCACGACGGTGAACCGGTGCTCGGGCTCACCTGGCTGCCGCTGCTCGGCCGCCGCTACGCCGCGATGCGCGGTGGCCCGCTGCTGCTCGACGGTGCTCCGCTGCCGCCGCTGCCCGCCGGCAAGCTCGCCGAGTCGATGATCGGGTTCGGCACCTTCAACGTGGACTCCGACGGCCGCATCCCCGGCCGCTTCCGCTTCGATCTGCTCGGCCCGCTCAGCAGGCTGTCCTCCCGCGTGCGCATGCACGGTTCCACCGGCATCGACCTGGCCTTCACCGCCTCCGGCGTGCTCGGCGGCGCCATCGTGTTCGGCCATCACCCGTGGGACAACGCCGCGGGGGTCGCGCTGGTGCGCGCGGCGGGCGGCGTGGTGACCGACCTGGCGGGCCAACCGTGGACGATCACCTCCGGCTCGGTGCTCGCCGCCGCGCCCGGCGTGCACGCCGAACTGCTCGAGATGATCTGCGCCGTCGCCGACCCGGCCGGCGCCGAAGAAGGGGTGAACCGATGA
- the priA gene encoding bifunctional 1-(5-phosphoribosyl)-5-((5-phosphoribosylamino)methylideneamino)imidazole-4-carboxamide isomerase/phosphoribosylanthranilate isomerase PriA: MSLVLLPAVDVANGEAVRLVQGEAGSETSYGSPRDAALAWQEAGAEWVHLVDLDAAFGRGSNRELLAKVVGELDVKVELSGGIRDDDSLEAALATGCARVNLGTAALEDPQWCARAIAKHGERIAVGLDVRIIDGDYRLRGRGWVSDGGDLWEVLERLERDGCSRYVVTDVTKDGTLTGPNLELLSEVCAATEAPVIASGGVSAIEDLVAIAGLVPEGVEGAIVGKALYAGRFTLPEALAAVR; encoded by the coding sequence GTGAGTCTTGTGCTGTTACCCGCGGTCGATGTCGCCAATGGAGAGGCCGTGCGCCTGGTGCAGGGGGAGGCCGGCAGTGAGACGAGCTACGGCTCGCCGCGTGACGCCGCCCTGGCCTGGCAGGAAGCGGGCGCCGAGTGGGTGCATCTGGTCGACCTCGACGCCGCCTTCGGCCGCGGCTCCAACCGTGAGCTGCTGGCGAAGGTCGTCGGCGAACTGGATGTGAAGGTCGAACTCTCCGGTGGCATCCGCGACGACGACTCGCTCGAGGCCGCCCTGGCCACCGGCTGCGCCCGGGTCAACCTGGGCACCGCCGCGCTGGAGGACCCGCAGTGGTGCGCCCGGGCCATCGCCAAGCACGGCGAGCGCATCGCCGTCGGGCTCGACGTGCGCATCATCGACGGCGACTACCGGCTGCGCGGGCGCGGCTGGGTCAGCGACGGCGGCGACCTGTGGGAGGTGCTCGAGCGGCTGGAACGCGACGGCTGCTCGCGCTACGTCGTCACCGACGTCACCAAGGACGGCACCCTCACCGGCCCGAATCTCGAACTGCTGAGCGAGGTCTGCGCGGCCACCGAGGCGCCGGTCATCGCCTCCGGCGGCGTGTCGGCCATCGAGGATCTGGTGGCCATCGCCGGGCTGGTGCCCGAAGGCGTCGAGGGCGCGATCGTCGGCAAGGCGCTGTACGCGGGCCGGTTCACCCTGCCCGAGGCGCTGGCCGCGGTGCGCTGA
- a CDS encoding MarR family winged helix-turn-helix transcriptional regulator yields the protein MTKWLDPVEHQAWRAIVALMTRLPSALDTRLQRESGITHFEYWVMTLLSEEPGHRLQMSELAHKANSSLSRLSHVVSKLERLGWAERSVTAGKRGVQAVLTDRGYLKVVEAAPGYLTAVRRLVFDGLDERQKAELAALTRAMSDRLGAELSRPDGEPGRLDAPGDPA from the coding sequence ATGACGAAGTGGCTGGATCCCGTCGAACACCAGGCATGGCGTGCGATCGTCGCACTGATGACCCGGCTTCCGAGTGCTCTCGACACCCGATTGCAGCGCGAGTCGGGCATCACGCATTTCGAGTACTGGGTGATGACGCTGCTGTCCGAGGAGCCAGGACACCGGCTGCAGATGAGTGAGCTCGCGCACAAGGCAAACTCCTCGCTATCGCGGCTGTCGCACGTGGTGTCCAAGCTGGAGCGGCTCGGCTGGGCGGAACGCTCGGTGACCGCGGGCAAGCGGGGCGTGCAGGCGGTGCTCACCGACCGTGGCTATCTCAAGGTGGTGGAAGCCGCGCCGGGCTATCTCACCGCGGTGCGCAGGCTGGTCTTCGACGGCCTCGACGAGCGGCAGAAGGCCGAACTCGCCGCCCTCACCCGGGCCATGTCCGACCGGCTCGGCGCCGAGCTGAGCCGCCCCGACGGCGAGCCGGGGCGGCTCGACGCGCCGGGCGATCCCGCCTGA
- the hisI gene encoding phosphoribosyl-AMP cyclohydrolase produces MSLDPAIAARLKRNEAGLVAAVAQERATGDVLMMAWMDDEALARTLATRKATYYSRSRQQYWVKGETSGHTQYVHEVRLDCDGDTVLLIVDQEGAACHTGTHTCWDGDVLLAEPA; encoded by the coding sequence ATGAGCCTCGATCCCGCCATCGCCGCCCGACTCAAGCGCAACGAGGCCGGCCTGGTCGCCGCCGTCGCGCAGGAACGCGCGACCGGGGACGTGCTGATGATGGCCTGGATGGACGACGAGGCGCTGGCGCGCACGCTGGCCACCAGGAAGGCGACCTACTACTCCCGGTCCCGGCAGCAGTACTGGGTGAAGGGGGAGACCTCCGGGCACACCCAGTATGTGCACGAGGTCCGGCTGGACTGTGACGGGGACACCGTGCTGCTGATCGTCGACCAGGAGGGCGCGGCCTGTCACACCGGCACGCACACCTGCTGGGACGGCGACGTGCTGCTCGCCGAGCCCGCCTGA
- the hisH gene encoding imidazole glycerol phosphate synthase subunit HisH has translation MTRKSVALLDYGSGNLHSAERALVRAGADVRVTADPDAALAADGLVVPGVGAFAACMAGLRAVRGEKIIGQRLAGGRPVLGICVGMQILFERGVEFGVETEGCAEWPGVVERLDAPVLPHMGWNTVSAPADSVLFAGMDADTRFYFVHSYAAQRWELPPNEHFAAPKLTWAEHGVRFLAAVENGPLSATQFHPEKSGDAGAQLLRNWIDSL, from the coding sequence GTGACGAGGAAATCCGTCGCCCTGCTGGACTACGGATCGGGCAACCTGCACTCCGCCGAGCGCGCCCTGGTGCGCGCGGGCGCCGACGTGCGGGTCACCGCCGACCCCGACGCCGCGCTGGCCGCCGACGGCCTCGTGGTGCCCGGCGTCGGCGCGTTCGCGGCGTGCATGGCGGGGCTGCGCGCGGTGCGCGGGGAGAAGATCATCGGCCAGCGGCTCGCCGGCGGCCGGCCGGTGCTCGGCATCTGCGTCGGCATGCAGATCCTGTTCGAGCGCGGGGTGGAATTCGGCGTGGAGACCGAGGGGTGCGCGGAGTGGCCGGGCGTGGTCGAGCGCCTCGACGCGCCGGTGCTGCCGCACATGGGATGGAACACCGTCAGCGCGCCCGCGGACAGCGTGCTCTTCGCCGGGATGGACGCCGACACCCGCTTCTACTTCGTGCACTCCTACGCCGCGCAGCGGTGGGAGCTGCCGCCGAACGAGCACTTCGCCGCACCCAAGCTGACCTGGGCCGAGCACGGCGTGCGGTTCCTGGCCGCCGTGGAGAACGGGCCGCTGTCGGCCACCCAGTTCCATCCGGAGAAGTCCGGCGACGCGGGCGCGCAGCTGCTGCGCAACTGGATCGACTCGCTCTGA
- the trpC gene encoding indole-3-glycerol phosphate synthase TrpC: MTVLDSILDGVRADVAAREALLDFQSIKAAAAKAPAPLDARAALLEDGIGVIAEVKRASPSKGALADIPDPASLAKAYEDGGARVISVLTEGRRFGGSLDDLDAVRATVNIPILRKDFVVGPYQIHEARAHGADVILLIVAALEQDVLASLIDRTESLGMTALVEVHTEEEADRALEAGASVIGVNARNLKTLEVDRDVFARIAPGLPTEVIRVAESGIRGTADLLAYAGAGADAVLVGEGLVTSGDPRAAVSELVTAGTHPSCPKPARRGR, encoded by the coding sequence ATGACGGTACTCGACTCGATTCTCGACGGGGTCCGCGCGGACGTGGCCGCTCGTGAAGCCCTCCTGGACTTCCAGTCCATCAAGGCCGCCGCGGCGAAAGCGCCCGCCCCCCTCGACGCTCGGGCCGCTCTTCTGGAAGACGGCATCGGCGTGATCGCCGAGGTCAAACGTGCGAGCCCGTCCAAGGGCGCGCTGGCCGACATCCCGGACCCGGCGAGCCTGGCCAAGGCCTACGAGGACGGCGGCGCCCGCGTCATCAGCGTGCTCACCGAGGGCCGCCGCTTCGGCGGTTCGCTCGACGACCTCGACGCCGTGCGGGCCACGGTGAACATCCCGATCCTGCGCAAGGACTTCGTCGTCGGGCCCTACCAGATCCACGAGGCACGCGCGCACGGCGCCGACGTCATCCTGCTGATCGTCGCCGCGCTGGAACAGGACGTGCTGGCCTCGCTGATCGACCGCACCGAATCGCTCGGCATGACCGCGTTGGTGGAGGTGCACACCGAGGAGGAGGCCGACCGCGCGCTGGAGGCGGGCGCCTCCGTCATCGGCGTCAACGCCCGCAACCTGAAGACCCTGGAGGTGGATCGCGACGTGTTCGCCCGCATCGCCCCCGGCCTGCCCACCGAGGTGATCCGGGTGGCCGAGTCCGGTATCCGCGGCACCGCCGACCTGCTCGCCTACGCGGGCGCGGGCGCGGACGCCGTGCTCGTCGGCGAGGGCCTGGTGACCAGCGGTGACCCGCGTGCGGCGGTCTCGGAACTGGTGACCGCGGGCACCCACCCGTCCTGCCCGAAGCCGGCGCGGCGGGGGCGGTGA
- the hisB gene encoding imidazoleglycerol-phosphate dehydratase HisB, producing the protein MRHRTARVERVTKESSIVVELDLDGTGRTDISTGVPFYDHMLTALGAHASFDLSVRAEGDIQIEAHHTVEDTAIVFGQALGKALGDKAGIRRFGDAFIPMDETLAHAAVDVSGRPYCVHTGEPEHLLHAVIPGSPVRGTGEPGAPYSTVLNRHVFESIALNARIALHVRVLYGRDQHHVTEAEFKAVARALRAAVEFDPRVSGVPSTKGTL; encoded by the coding sequence CTGCGCCACCGGACCGCGCGCGTCGAGCGCGTCACCAAGGAGTCCAGCATCGTCGTCGAACTCGACCTCGACGGCACCGGGCGCACCGACATCAGCACCGGTGTGCCGTTCTACGACCACATGCTCACCGCGCTCGGCGCGCACGCCAGTTTCGACCTGAGCGTGCGGGCCGAGGGCGACATCCAGATCGAGGCACACCACACCGTCGAGGACACCGCGATCGTGTTCGGCCAGGCGCTGGGCAAGGCCCTGGGCGACAAGGCGGGAATCCGGCGCTTCGGCGACGCGTTCATTCCCATGGACGAGACGCTCGCGCACGCCGCGGTCGACGTGTCCGGCCGCCCCTACTGCGTGCACACCGGGGAGCCGGAGCACCTGCTGCACGCGGTGATCCCCGGTTCGCCGGTGCGCGGCACCGGCGAGCCCGGTGCGCCGTACTCGACGGTGCTCAACCGGCACGTGTTCGAGTCGATCGCCCTCAACGCCCGCATCGCCCTGCACGTGCGGGTGCTCTACGGACGCGATCAGCACCACGTCACCGAGGCCGAGTTCAAGGCGGTGGCCCGCGCGCTGCGCGCCGCCGTCGAGTTCGACCCGCGGGTCAGCGGTGTGCCGTCGACGAAGGGAACGTTGTGA
- the hisF gene encoding imidazole glycerol phosphate synthase subunit HisF, translated as MTVAVRVIPCLDVDAGRVVKGVNFQNLRDAGDPVELAATYDAQGADELTFLDVTASTGDRGTMIDVVTRTAEQIFIPLTVGGGVRTVEDVDRLLRAGADKVSVNTAAIARPEVLREMSERFGSQCIVLSVDARTVPDGQPDTPSGWEVTTHGGKRGTGIDAVEWAERGAELGVGEILLNSMDADGTKTGFDLPMIRAVRAAVSIPVIASGGAGAVEHFAPAVQAGADAVLAASVFHFGDLTIGQVKDSLRDAHLVVR; from the coding sequence ATGACGGTGGCGGTACGCGTGATCCCGTGCCTGGACGTGGACGCGGGCCGGGTGGTCAAGGGCGTCAACTTCCAGAACCTGCGGGACGCGGGCGACCCGGTCGAGCTGGCCGCCACCTATGACGCGCAGGGCGCCGACGAGCTGACCTTCCTCGACGTCACCGCCTCCACCGGCGACCGCGGCACCATGATCGACGTGGTGACCCGCACCGCCGAACAGATCTTCATCCCGCTCACCGTCGGCGGTGGCGTGCGCACCGTCGAGGACGTCGACCGGCTGCTGCGCGCCGGCGCGGACAAGGTGTCGGTCAACACCGCCGCCATCGCCCGGCCCGAGGTGCTGCGCGAGATGTCGGAGCGGTTCGGCTCGCAGTGCATCGTGCTGTCGGTGGACGCGCGCACGGTGCCCGACGGCCAGCCCGACACGCCGTCCGGCTGGGAGGTGACCACGCACGGTGGCAAGCGCGGCACCGGCATCGACGCCGTGGAGTGGGCCGAGCGCGGCGCCGAACTCGGCGTCGGCGAGATCCTGCTCAACTCGATGGACGCCGACGGCACCAAGACCGGGTTCGACCTGCCGATGATCCGCGCGGTGCGGGCCGCGGTGTCGATCCCGGTGATCGCCAGCGGCGGCGCGGGCGCCGTCGAACACTTCGCCCCAGCCGTCCAGGCCGGTGCCGACGCGGTGCTCGCCGCCAGCGTCTTCCACTTCGGCGACCTGACCATCGGCCAGGTCAAGGACTCACTGCGCGACGCCCACCTCGTCGTGCGCTGA